A genome region from Populus alba chromosome 3, ASM523922v2, whole genome shotgun sequence includes the following:
- the LOC118049106 gene encoding uncharacterized protein — MNLPRQFPSQLLLYKSLFKTCQLLSTSFFPSCPNSILKSMKGTCFLNFITSFLLLVTMAYSAMEVTNITADQTALLALKAHLTDPHNVLANNWSTTASVCSWIGVACGAPRYRVSGLNLSHMSLSGYIPSEIGNLSFLAFLSIRNNTFQGSLPNELANLLHLEYLDFGFNSFTGDIPPSLGSLPELKSLLLEANFFSGNLPLSLLNISSLQTINISYNQLHGFMPSSIFSRSSLYTIDLRFNELSGEIPTDIFNHLPELRGIYFSRNRLSGSIPRTIGNCTMIEEINLSENNLTGVLPPELGGLSNLKTLRIDDNALIGNVPSALFNISAIEVIGMYANLLSGSLPPTMGLFMPNLRELRLGGNELEGTIPSSISNASTLAVVDLSNNSFTGLIPGTLGNLRQLQVLNLANNHLTSESSTPQLSILSALENCKNLRRIYLSVNPLNTTLPISFGNLSSSLEQFWADECNLKGNIPNTIGNLSSLIALSLANNELTSVVPTATERLTNLQLLNLQGNQLEGNITDNLCHSDSLFHLSLGGNKLSGSIPECLGNLTTLRHLNLSSNNFTSTIPLSLGNLAGILVLNLSSNFLSGSLPLVFRQLMVAVEIDLSRNQLSGQIPNSTWDLKNLAYLSLATNRLQGPIPGSLSFAVSLEFLDLSLNSLSGLIPKSLETLLHLKYFNVSFNVLQGEIPSEGPFRKFSAQSYVMNNGLCGSPRLHVPPCKTYALRGSTVTLVFLLELILPLIAATMAALFIFIWLRCPNKNVRPNLVNTRFTYRDLEQATDRFGEGNLLGRGSFGSVYKGTLRDGKIVAIKVFDAENEVCCRSFEVEREVMCNACHPNIITIFCSSNAVNFKALVIEYMVNGSLDKWLYTHNYSLDILQRLDIMINTASALEYLHSGCSRIIIHGDLKPSNILLDEDMISRLSDFSISQFLKRDGQHNSSGPSLFLGTIGYVAPEYGIHGIVSTETDVYSFGILLMETFTGKKPTDEMFGGEMSLRSWIMETLPSEIERVVDPCLLQNEEEYFHAKTTCSSDIMRLALMCTSESPVERLNMKVVVDTLDEIKRLFIRNISGDNPGESNLEELDPNRIRNNMKKFVKWRRETLLPNLEWRLPDYQYETNS; from the exons ATGAACCTTCCCCGACAGTTTCCTTCCCAACTCTTGCTATATAAATCGCTATTCAAGACCTGTCAATTActttcaacatctttttttccttcctgtcCTAATTCCATCCTCAAATCCATGAAGGGAACTTGctttcttaatttcattacatCTTTCTTGTTGCTAGTTACCATGGCTTACAGTGCAATGGAAGTAACTAATATTACAGCCGATCAAACTGCTCTTCTAGCTCTTAAAGCCCATCTTACTGACCCTCATAACGTCTTGGCAAACAACTGGTCCACCACTGCCTCTGTATGCAGCTGGATTGGTGTCGCTTGTGGTGCTCCGCGCTACCGAGTGAGTGGCTTGAATCTTTCTCACATGAGTCTTTCTGGCTACATCCCCTCAGAGATTGGAAACCTTTCATTCCTTGCTTTCCTATCCATTAGAAACAACACTTTCCAAGGATCCCTGCCTAATGAGTTAGCTAACTTGCTTCACCTGGAGTATCTTGACTTCGGATTCAACTCATTCACCGGAGACATTCCTCCAAGCTTAGGTTCCTTGCCTGAACTCAAAAGCTTGCTGCTAGAAGCCAACTTTTTCTCAGGCAATTTACCTTTATCATTATTGAATATATCCTCATTGCAAACAATCAATATCAGTTACAACCAGCTTCATGGTTTCATGCCCTCCAGCATCTTCAGCAGATCTTCACTGTATACAATTGATCTAAGATTCAATGAGCTATCGGGTGAAATCCCAACGGATATTTTCAATCATCTCCCTGAATTACGAGGGATCTATTTCTCCAGGAATCGACTCAGTG GAAGCATTCCAAGAACTATTGGAAACTGTACAATGATTGAGGAGATAAATCTCAGTGAAAACAACTTGACAG GTGTATTACCACCTGAATTGGGTGGCCTTTCCAACCTGAAAACATTGAGAATCGACGACAATGCTTTAATTGGCAATGTTCCATCCGCGCTCTTCAATATATCGGCAATTGAAGTTATTGGGATGTATGCAAATTTGCTTTCAGGGAGTCTTCCTCCAACCATGGGCCTTTTCATGCCTAACCTAAGGGAGCTTCGTCTAGGGGGAAATGAACTCGAGGGAACAATTCCTAGCTCCATCTCCAATGCATCTACTCTCGCTGTCGTGGACTTGTCCAACAATTCATTTACTGGTCTTATTCCTGGGACACTTGGTAACCTGAGACAACTTCAAGTGCTCAATCTAGCCAATAACCATTTGACGAGCGAGTCTTCTACACCACAGTTAAGTATTCTCTCTGCATTGGAAAATTGCAAGAATCTGAGAAGGATATATTTGTCAGTTAATCCCCTCAATACCACCCTTCCAATTTCCTTTGGAAATCTCTCTTCCTCACTTGAACAGTTTTGGGCAGACGAATGCAACCTTAAGGGCAACATTCCTAATACAATCGGCAATTTAAGCAGCCTGATAGCTTTGAGCTTGGCGAACAACGAACTGACCAGTGTAGTTCCAACTGCAACTGAAAGATTGACAAATCTCCAACTTTTGAATCTCCAAGGTAATCAACTAGAGGGAAATATCACAGATAACCTTTGCCACTCGGACAGCTTGTTTCACTTATCCTTGGGTGGTAATAAGCTTTCCGGATCTATCCCTGAATGCTTGGGTAATCTGACAACTTTAAGACATCTCAACTTAAGCTCCAATAACTTCACTTCCACAATACCCTTGTCCTTGGGGAACCTTGCAGGTATTCTGGTTCTCAACCTGTCGTCAAACTTTCTCAGCGGGTCTCTCCCGTTAGTATTCAGACAACTGATGGTCGCGGTAGAAATTGATTTGTCAAGGAATCAGTTATCAGGTCAAATTCCAAACAGCACATGGGACCTTAAGAATCTAGCTTATCTCTCCTTGGCTACAAATAGATTGCAAGGTCCTATTCCTGGGTCACTTAGTTTTGCAGTAAGCTTGGAGTTCTTGGATCTCTCTCTTAACAGTCTTTCTGGACTTATTCCCAAGTCCTTAGAGACACTCTTGcatctcaaatattttaatgtgtcTTTCAATGTACTACAGGGAGAAATTCCTAGTGAGGGACCTTTCAGAAAGTTCTCAGCTCAGTCATACGTGATGAACAATGGACTTTGCGGTTCACCACGCCTACATGTTCCACCTTGCAAAACTTATGCTCTCCGAGGATCAACAGTAACCCTCGTGTTCCTTCTGGAATTGATTTTACCATTAATTGCAGCTACAATGGCAGcattatttatattcatatGGTTAAGATGCCCAAACAAGAATGTCCGTCCGAACCTGGTCAATACAAGGTTTACATACCGAGACCTTGAGCAAGCAACAGATAGATTTGGTGAAGGCAATCTCCTTGGGAGGGGGAGTTTTGGCTCAGTATACAAAGGAACACTTCGTGATGGGAAGATTGTCGCAATAAAGGTTTTCGATGCTGAAAATGAAGTTTGTTGTAGGAGTTTTGAAGTTGAGCGTGAAGTGATGTGCAATGCCTGTCATCCCAATATCATCACAATTTTTTGCAGCTCTAATGCTGTTAATTTTAAAGCCTTAGTAATAGAGTACATGGTTAACGGGAGCCTCGACAAGTGGCTTTATACTCACAACTACAGTCTGGATATCCTACAAAGACTCGACATAATGATAAACACGGCATCAGCCTTAGAATACCTTCATTCTGGTTGTTCAAGGATTATTATTCATGGTGATTTAAAGCCCAGCAACATTCTCCTAGATGAAGATATGATTTCACGTTTGAGTGATTTTAGCATTTCCCAGTTCTTAAAACGAGATGGTCAACATAATTCTTCAGGACCAAGCCTCTTTCTTGGCACAATTGGATATGTGGCACCAG AATATGGTATTCATGGAATTGTTTCGACAGAAACAGATGTGTACAGTTTTGGTATTTTGTTGATGGAAACTTTCACAGGGAAGAAGCCGACGGATGAAATGTTTGGAGGAGAAATGAGCTTGAGAAGTTGGATCATGGAGACATTACCCAGTGAAATAGAAAGAGTAGTTGATCCTTGTTTATTACAGAATGAGGAAGAATACTTCCATGCTAAAACCACATGTTCATCGGATATTATGAGATTGGCTCTGATGTGCACTTCAGAGTCACCCGTTGAGAGGTTAAATATGAAAGTAGTAGTAGACACACTTGATGAGATCAAACGATTGTTTATCAGGAATATCTCTGGAGACAACCCTGGTGAGTCCAATTTGGAAGAGTTAGATCCGAATCGCATTagaaataacatgaaaaagttCGTGAAATGGAGGAGGGAAACCCTGTTGCCTAATCTGGAGTGGCGTTTGCCTGATTACCAATACGAGACCAACAGTTGA
- the LOC140955377 gene encoding uncharacterized protein: MKGTCFLNFITSFLLLVSMAYSAMEVTNITADQTALLALKAHLTDPHNVLANNWSTTASVCSWIGVSCGAPRYRVSGLNLSHMSLSGYIPSEIGNLSFLAFLSIRNNTFQGSLPNELANLLHLEYLDFGFNSFTGDIPIDIFNHLPKLRGIYFSRNRLSGSIPRTIGNCTMIEEINLSENNLTGLLPPELGGLSNLKTLRIDDNALIGNVPSALFNISAIEVIGMYANLLSGSLPPTMGLLMPKLRELRLGGNELEGTIPSSISNASTLAVVDLSNNSFTGLIPGTLGNLRQLQVLNLANNHLTSESSTPQLSILSALENCKNLRRIHLSVNPLNTTLPISIGNLSSSLEQFWADECNLKGNIPNTIGNFSSLIALSLANNELTSVVPTATERLTNLQLLDLQGNQLEGNITDNLCHSDSLFHLSLGGNKLSGSIPECLGNLTTLRHLNLSSNNFTSTIPLSLGNLAGILVLNLSSNFLSGSLPLVFRQLIVAEEIDLSRNQLSGQIPDGKWGRMNLAYLSLATNRLQGPIPESGFAVSLEFLDLSHNSLSGLIPKSLETLLHLKYFNVSFNVLQGEIPSEGPFRNFSAQSYMMNNELCGAPRLHVPPCKTVHRGSGKNIRSGKNIMFFIKLILPLTTVVVALCAILFLRCRKRNLPSSSNIITYGRYTCRELRLATDGFDKGNVIGSGNFGTVYKGTLSDGKVVAIKVFDVEDERSSSSFDVEREVMCNASHPNLITIFCSLNGINFKALVMEYMVNGSLEKWLHTNNYHLDFLQRLDVMIDTAAAIKHLHYGCLRTIIHCDLKPSNILLDEDMIARVSDYSISMILDPDEQGSAKQSKFVCTIGYVAPGNAS; encoded by the exons ATGAAGGGAACTTGctttcttaatttcattacatCTTTTTTGTTGCTAGTTTCCATGGCTTACAGTGCAATGGAAGTAACTAATATTACAGCCGATCAAACTGCTCTTCTAGCTCTTAAAGCCCATCTTACTGACCCTCATAACGTCTTGGCAAACAACTGGTCCACCACTGCCTCTGTGTGCAGCTGGATTGGTGTCTCTTGTGGTGCTCCGCGCTACCGAGTGAGTGGCTTGAATCTTTCTCACATGAGTCTTTCTGGCTACATCCCCTCAGAGATTGGAAACCTTTCATTCCTTGCTTTCCTATCCATTAGAAACAACACTTTCCAAGGATCCCTGCCTAATGAGTTAGCTAACTTGCTTCACCTGGAGTATCTTGACTTTGGATTCAACTCATTCACCGGAGACATTCCAATAGATATTTTCAATCATCTCCCTAAATTACGAGGGATCTATTTCTCCAGGAATCGACTCAGTG GAAGCATTCCAAGAACTATTGGAAACTGTACAATGATTGAGGAGATAAATCTCAGTGAAAACAACTTGACAG GTTTGTTACCACCTGAATTGGGTGGCCTTTCCAACCTGAAAACATTGAGAATCGACGACAATGCTTTAATTGGCAATGTTCCATCCGCGCTCTTCAATATATCGGCAATTGAGGTTATTGGGATGTATGCAAATTTGCTTTCAGGGAGTCTTCCTCCAACCATGGGCCTTCTCATGCCGAAACTAAGGGAGCTTCGTCTAGGGGGAAATGAACTCGAGGGAACAATTCCTAGCTCCATCTCCAATGCATCTACTCTCGCTGTCGTGGACTTGTCCAACAATTCATTTACTGGTCTTATTCCTGGGACACTTGGTAACCTGAGACAACTTCAAGTGCTCAATCTAGCCAACAATCATTTGACGAGCGAGTCTTCTACACCTCAGTTAAGTATCCTCTCTGCATTGGAAAATTGCAAGAATCTGAGAAGGATACATTTGTCAGTTAATCCCCTCAATACCACCCTTCCAATTTCCATTGGAAATCTCTCTTCCTCACTTGAACAGTTTTGGGCAGACGAATGCAACCTTAAGGGCAACATTCCTAATACAATCGGCAATTTCAGCAGCCTGATAGCTTTGAGCTTGGCGAACAACGAACTGACCAGTGTAGTTCCAACTGCAACTGAAAGATTGACAAATCTCCAACTTTTGGATCTCCAAGGTAATCAACTAGAGGGAAATATCACTGATAACCTTTGCCACTCGGACAGCTTGTTTCACTTATCCTTGGGTGGTAATAAGCTTTCCGGATCTATCCCTGAATGCTTGGGTAATCTGACAACTTTAAGACATCTCAACTTAAGCTCCAATAACTTCACTTCCACAATACCCTTGTCCTTGGGGAACCTTGCAGGTATTTTGGTTCTCAACCTGTCGTCAAACTTTCTCAGCGGGTCTCTCCCGTTAGTATTCAGACAACTGATAGTCGCGGAAGAAATTGATTTGTCAAGGAATCAGTTATCAGGTCAAATTCCAGACGGCAAATGGGGCCGTATGAATCTAGCTTATCTCTCCTTGGCTACAAATAGATTGCAAGGTCCTATTCCTGAGTCTGGTTTTGCAGTAAGCTTGGAGTTCTTGGATCTCTCTCATAACAGTCTTTCTGGACTTATTCCCAAGTCCTTAGAGACACTCTTGcatctcaaatattttaatgtgtcTTTCAATGTACTACAGGGAGAAATTCCTAGTGAGGGACCTTTCAGAAACTTCTCAGCTCAGTCATACATGATGAACAATGAACTTTGCGGTGCACCACGCCTACATGTTCCACCTTGCAAAACTGTTCACAGGGGATCAGGCAAAAACATTAGATCAGGCAAAAACattatgtttttcataaaattgattttgcCATTAACAACAGTTGTGGTGGCATTATGCGCAATCCTATTCTTAAGATGTCGGAAAAGGAACCTGCCCTCAAGCTCAAACATAATTACTTATGGAAGATATACATGCCGAGAACTTCGGCTTGCAACTGATGGGTTTGATAAAGGCAACGTAATTGGCTCTGGGAACTTCGGTACAGTATACAAAGGGACGCTTAGTGATGGAAAGGTAGTTGCCATAAAGGTTTTCGATGTGGAAGATGAAAGAAGTTCGAGTAGTTTCGATGTCGAGCGTGAAGTAATGTGTAATGCCAGTCATCCCAATCTTATCACCATTTTCTGCAGCTTGAatggtattaattttaaagcctTGGTGATGGAGTACATGGTTAATGGCAGCCTTGAAAAGTGGCTTCATACTAACAATTACCACTTGGATTTCCTACAAAGACTAGACGTGATGATCGACACTGCAGCAGCAATCAAACACCTCCATTACGGTTGTTTAAGGACTATTATTCACTGTGATTTAAAGCCAAGCAACATCCTACTAGACGAAGATATGATCGCACGCGTTAGTGATTATAGCATTTCCATGATTCTAGATCCAGATGAACAGGGTTCTGCTAAACAAAGCAAGTTTGTGTGCACAATTGGTTATGTGGCACCAGGTAATGCTTCTTGA
- the LOC118049107 gene encoding uncharacterized protein, translating into MKGTCLLEFISVFSLLACVGMVLTNNSTDQTSLLALKDKIANDSHNILANNWSTTAPVCSWIGVTCGAPRDRVSGLNLSHMSLSGYIPSEIGNLSFLAFLSIRNNTFQGSLPNELANLLHLEYLDFGFNSFTGDIPPSLGSLPKLKSLLLEANFFIGNLPLSLLNISSLQTINISYNQLHGFMPSSIFSRSSLYTIDLRFNELSGEIPMDIFNHLPELRGIYFSRNRLSGSIPRTIGNCTMIEEINLSENNLTGVLPPELGGLSNLKTLRIDDNALIGNVPSALFNISAIEVIGMYANLLSGSLPPTMGLVMPNLRELRLGGNELEGTIPSSISNASTLAVVDLSNNSFTGLIPGTLGNLRQLQVLNLANNHLTSESSTPQLSILSALENCKNLRRIYLSVNPINTTLPISFGNLSSSLEQFWADECNLKGNIPNTIGNFSSLIALSLANNELVSVVPTTTERLTNLQLLDLQGNQLEGNITDNLCHSDSLFDLSLGGNKLSGSIPECLGNLTNLRHLNLSSNNFTSTIPLSLGNLAGILVLNLSSNFLSGSLPLVFRQLMVAEEIDLSRNQLSGQIPNSTWDLKNLAYLSLATNRLQGPIPGSFSFALSLEFLDLSHNSLSGLIPKSLETLLHLKYFNVSFNGLQGEIPSEGPFRNFSAQSYMMNNELCGAPRLHVPPCKIGHRGSAKNLMFFIKLILSLTLVVVALYTILFLRCPKRNMPSSTNIITYGRYTCQELRLATDGFDEGNVIGSGNFGTVYKGTLSDGKVVAIKVFDVEDERSSSSFDVEYEVMCNASHPNLITIFCSLNGINFKALVMEYMVNGSLEKWLHTHNYNLDILQRLDVMIDTAAAIKHLHYDCLRTIIHCDLKPSNILLDEDFIARVSDYSISMILGPDEQGPAKQSKFLCTTGYVAPECGLYGTVSEKSDVYSFGILLMETFTGKKPTDEMFYGEMSLKNWVEESLVQNHIARVIDPCLMENEEEYFDAKIACLSLIMRLAQLCCSESPAHRLNMKQVVDMLKDVKQSFVASISGDIHWKFNMEILRTDRIRNNMEKFAKWRRESLLDAKPHG; encoded by the exons ATGAAGGGTACTTGCTTGCTTGAGTTCATCTCGGTCTTTTCGCTGCTGGCTTGCGTAGGAATGGTACTCACCAATAATTCCACCGATCAGACTTCTCTTCTAGccttgaaagataaaattgctAATGATTCTCATAACATCTTGGCAAACAACTGGTCCACCACTGCCCCAGTATGCAGCTGGATTGGTGTCACTTGTGGTGCTCCGCGCGACCGAGTGAGTGGCTTGAATCTTTCTCACATGAGTCTTTCTGGCTACATCCCCTCAGAGATTGGAAACCTTTCATTCCTTGCTTTCCTATCCATTAGAAACAACACTTTCCAAGGATCCCTGCCTAATGAGTTAGCTAACTTGCTTCACCTGGAGTATCTTGACTTCGGATTCAACTCATTCACCGGAGACATTCCTCCAAGCTTAGGTTCCTTGCCTAAACTCAAAAGCTTGCTGCTAGAAGCCAACTTTTTCATAGGCAATTTACCTTTATCATTATTGAATATATCCTCATTGCAAACAATCAATATCAGTTACAACCAGCTTCATGGTTTCATGCCCTCCAGCATCTTCAGCAGATCTTCACTGTATACAATTGATCTAAGATTCAATGAGCTATCAGGTGAAATCCCAATGGATATTTTCAATCATCTCCCTGAATTACGAGGGATCTATTTCTCCAGGAATCGACTCAGTG GAAGCATTCCAAGAACTATTGGAAACTGTACAATGATTGAGGAGATAAATCTCAGTGAAAACAACTTGACAG GTGTGTTACCACCTGAATTGGGTGGCCTTTCCAACCTGAAAACATTGAGAATCGACGACAATGCTTTAATTGGCAATGTTCCATCCGCGCTCTTCAATATATCGGCAATTGAGGTTATTGGGATGTATGCAAATTTGCTTTCAGGGAGTCTTCCTCCAACCATGGGCCTTGTCATGCCGAACCTAAGGGAGCTTCGTCTAGGGGGAAATGAACTCGAGGGAACAATTCCTAGCTCCATCTCCAATGCATCTACTCTCGCTGTCGTGGACTTATCCAACAATTCATTTACTGGTCTTATTCCTGGGACACTTGGTAACCTGAGACAACTTCAAGTGCTCAATCTAGCCAATAACCATTTGACGAGCGAGTCTTCTACACCACAGTTAAGTATTCTCTCTGCATTGGAAAATTGCAAGAATCTGAGAAGGATATATTTGTCAGTTAATCCCATCAATACCACCCTTCCAATTTCCTTTGGAAATCTCTCTTCCTCACTTGAACAGTTTTGGGCAGACGAATGCAACCTTAAGGGCAACATTCCTAATACAATCGGCAATTTCAGCAGCCTGATAGCTTTGAGCTTGGCAAACAACGAACTGGTCAGTGTAGTTCCAACTACAACTGAAAGATTGACAAATCTCCAACTTTTGGATCTCCAAGGTAATCAACTAGAGGGAAATATCACAGATAACCTTTGCCACTCGGACAGCTTGTTTGACTTATCCTTGGGTGGAAATAAGCTTTCCGGATCTATCCCTGAATGCTTGGGTAATCTGACAAATTTAAGACATCTCAACTTAAGCTCCAATAACTTCACTTCCACAATACCCTTGTCCTTGGGGAACCTTGCAGGTATTTTGGTTCTTAACCTGTCGTCAAACTTTCTCAGTGGGTCTCTCCCGTTAGTATTCAGACAACTGATGGTTGCGGAAGAAATTGATTTGTCAAGGAATCAGTTATCAGGTCAAATTCCAAACAGCACATGGGACCTTAAGAATCTAGCTTATCTCTCCTTGGCTACAAATAGATTGCAAGGTCCTATTCCTGGGTCATTTAGTTTTGCATTAAGCTTGGAGTTCTTGGATCTCTCTCATAACAGTCTTTCTGGACTTATTCCCAAGTCCTTAGAGACACTCTTGcatctcaaatattttaatgtgtcTTTCAATGGACTACAGGGAGAAATTCCTAGTGAGGGACCTTTCAGAAACTTCTCAGCTCAGTCATACATGATGAACAATGAACTTTGCGGTGCACCACGCCTACATGTTCCACCTTGCAAAATTGGTCATAGGGGATCAGCCAAAAACCTTATGTTCttcataaaattgattttgtcaTTAACACTAGTTGTGGTGGCATTATACACAATCCTATTCTTAAGATGTCCGAAAAGGAACATGCCCTCAAGCACAAACATAATTACTTATGGAAGATATACATGCCAAGAACTTCGGCTTGCAACAGATGGGTTTGATGAAGGCAACGTAATTGGCTCTGGGAACTTCGGTACAGTATACAAAGGGACGCTTAGTGATGGAAAGGTAGTTGCCATAAAGGTTTTCGATGTGGAAGATGAAAGAAGTTCGAGCAGTTTCGATGTCGAGTATGAAGTAATGTGTAATGCCAGTCATCCCAATCTTATCACCATTTTCTGCAGCTTGAatggtattaattttaaagcctTGGTGATGGAGTACATGGTTAATGGCAGCCTTGAAAAGTGGCTTCATACTCACAATTACAACTTGGATATCCTACAAAGACTAGACGTGATGATCGACACTGCAGCAGCAATCAAACACCTCCATTACGATTGTTTAAGGACTATTATTCACTGTGATTTAAAGCCAAGCAACATCCTGCTGGACGAAGATTTTATCGCACGCGTTAGTGATTATAGCATTTCCATGATTCTAGGTCCAGATGAACAGGGTCCTGCTAAACAAAGCAAGTTTTTGTGCACAACTGGTTATGTGGCACCAG AATGTGGACTGTATGGAACTGTTTCTGAAAAATCTGATGTCTATAGTTTTGGCATCTTGCTGATGGAAACTTTCACGGGAAAGAAGCCGACGGATGAAATGTTTTATGGAGAAATGAGCTTGAAGAATTGGGTGGAGGAGTCATTGGTACAAAATCACATAGCCAGAGTGATCGATCCATGTTTGATGGAGAATGAGGAAGAATATTTTGATGCAAAAATTGCTTGTTTGTCGCTCATTATGAGATTGGCTCAATTGTGCTGTTCAGAGTCACCTGCTCACAGGTTAAATATGAAACAAGTTGTCGACATGCTCAAAGACGTCAAGCAATCCTTCGTTGCGAGCATTTCCGGAGATATTCATTGGAAATTCAACATGGAGATCCTGAGAACAGATCGAATCAGAAATAACATGGAGAAGTTTGCTAAATGGAGGAGGGAAAGCCTGTTGGACGCGAAACCTCACGGTTAA